In the genome of Desulfonauticus submarinus, the window GGATTCTCTCCCCTTTAGGGAAAATACGCAAAATTACAAAATTACCAGGACGTGCCTTTGAAGCAATATCTGGTGCATAAATGGTAAGCTCACTTACTCTATTTGGAATAAGCTCTCTTTTTTTTACTATCTTAAAACCCATTTCTAAATCCTCTCTTTAACTAAAACCGTCTCTTTTTTAGGAGCATAACCTTGCCATTTAAATATTTTTAATTATTTCTTTTAATTTTAAAATTGCCTTGTCTAATTTATCTCCTAAGGGACCACCTGCTTGAGCTAAATCTGGTCTTCCGCCCCCGCCTCCGCCAACTTCTTTGGCAACTTGTTTTATTAATTGGGGTGCAGTGAACTTAGAATGCAAATCTTTTGATACAGACAAAAGTAAATTCGCTTTTCCTTGTTTAGCCGCAGCTAACAGAATAATACCAGAACTCATTTTAGAACGCAAATCATCCATAAGTTTTCGTAATGCCCCTACATCTTCAATTTCCACCTTAACAGCTAGAACATCTATGCCAGACAAGGTTTCTTTTTTACTAAGAAGATTTTTACCTTGATCAGAAGCAAATTTTTGTTCTAATCTTTTATTTTCTTTTAATAGAGTTTTATACTCTTTTATTAAACTCTTTATTTTCTCTGGAATTTGTCTAAAATTAACTTCTAATTCCTCTTGTGCAGATAAAAGTATCTCTTTTAAAGAGACTACATGCTTATAGGCATAAGTGCCAGTAAGAGCTTCAATTCTTCTAACTCCTGCAGCTACAGCCTCTTCATTTACAATCAAAAACAATCCTATTTGAGAGGTATTGTTAAGATGGGTTCCTCCACAAAGCTCTATAGAAAAATCTCCTATCTTTACCACTCTAACTTTTTGATCATATTTTTCCCCAAACAAGGCCATAGCACCCATTTTTACAGCTTGTTCATATTCCATAATATCAGTCTGAACATTTAAACCAGTTAAAATAACTTTATTTACTTCTTCTTCTACTTGTTTAAGTTCATCTGGAGTTAATGCTTTTATATGAGTAAAATCAAAGCGCAATCTTGTAGGTTCTACTAATGAACCTGCTTGTTTTACATGATCTCCTAATACTCTTCTAAGAGCCGCATGTAAAAGATGGGTAGCAGTATGATTACGAGCAGTGGCAATCCTGACTCCTTCTTGAACTTCTAAACTAATTTGTTCACCCTGCTGAACTGCTCCTTTTACAACCTCTACTTGATGAACAATCAAATCCTTTACAGGTTTTAAAGTAGTTAAAACAGAGACTAATGCATTTTCTCCCTTAATAATCCCTGTATCTCCTACCTGTCCTCCACTTTCACCATAAAAAGGAGTCTTATCGCTAAGCAAAAATCCCTTTTCTCCTGTAGACAACTCTTTTACTTCTTTCCCTCTTTCATTTAGCAAACAGAGTATTTTACCTTGAGACTTTAAGGTATCATATCCTTTAAATTCAACTTTAAAATCTTTACCAAGCAAGGTCCTAAACTGAGTGGCTATATCTTTTTCTCCGCTTCCTTTCCAAGCAGCCTTTGCCCTTTGTTTTTGTTCTTCCATAAACTGTTTAAAACCTTTTTCATCAACCTTAAATCCCCTTTTCTCTGCAATATCGTTTACAATATCTATAGGAAAACCATATGTATCATACAATCTAAAAACAACCTCTCCGCCTATCATCTTTTGCCCACTCTTTTCTAATGACAAAAGGGCTTCTTCTAATATCTTAAGGCCCTTATCCAAAGTCTTAGCAAAGCGTTCCTCTTCTTTTAAAATAACCTCTGAGGCAAAGGATTCACTTTCTTTTAACTCTGGGTAAGCTTCTCCCATCTCATGTACTACAACCGTTAAAAATTCATTTAAAAATGGCTCATAAAACCCTAATACTCTACCAAAACGAAAAGCCCTACGAATCAATCTTCTTAAAACATATCCCCTACCTTCATTAGAAGGCAAAATCCCATCTGCAATCATAAAGGCCATAGCCCTCAAATGGTCGGCAATTACTCTAAGAGCTGTGTCTATTTCTGGATCTGCTTTATATTCTACTCTAGCCTTGTGGCAAAGAGCATCTATAATCCCTGTAAATAAATCTGAATCAAAATTAGAATACACTCCTTGACAAACTGCACTAATCCGCTCCAAACCCATTCCAGTATCTATACTTGGCCGAGGAAGAGGATTTAAATTGCCTTCCTCATCTCTATTATATTGCATAAATACTAAATTCCATATCTCCAAATAACGGTCGCAATCACATTTACCTATTCCACAATTAGGCCCACAGGCTAAATTCTCTCCTTGATCATATAAAATTTCAGAGCATGGACCACATGGACCAGTATCTCCCATTGACCAAAAATTATCCTTTTCTCCTAAACGAAAAATTCTTTCCTTTGGTACCCCTGCGACTTGCTGCCAAAGAGAAATAGCTTCTTCATCATCTTTATACACAGTAATATAAAGCTTTAAAGGGTCTAATCCAAGCTCTTTAGTTAAAAACTCCCATGCAAACTTAATGGCATCTTTTTTAAAATAATCTCCAAAAGAAAAATTGCCCAACATCTCAAAAAATGTATGATGTCTTGCAGTTCTTCCTACATTTTCCAAATCATTATGTTTTCCACCAACTCTAAGACACTTCTGGGCAGTAGTTGCTCTAACGTATTCTCGCTTTTCCTGGCCTAAAAAAACCTTTTTAAACTGTACCATACCTGCATTAGTAAATAATAAGGTTGGATCATCTTTGGGAATAAGAGAGGAACTAGGCACAATAGTATGACCATTTTTAGCAAAAAACTCTAAAAATTTTCTCCTTATCTCCTTAGACTTCAACATATCTACTCCTATATATAACTTTTCCTTTCTCTAAATATTTTTTTCAGATATAAAAGATGCTACTCTTTATTCTCCTCTAAATCTGGTTCTTCCACGGAAAATCCTAATTTTTTCAGCACCTCGTTTTCAATAGCCAAAGCTAGATCTTTATTCTCTAAAAGCAACGAACGCACATTCTCCTTACCTTGACCTAACCTCTCATCTCCAAATGCATACCAAGCTCCACTTTTATCCACCACTCCCAGCTTTACTCCTAAATCAATCAATTCACCCTCTCTAGAAATTCCTCTGCCGTACAAAATATCAAATTCTGCTTCTTTAAAAGGTGGCGCCACCTTATTTTTCACTACTTTTACTCTTACTCTATTCCCATAAATCTCATCTTTATCTTTTAAAGTCTGAATTTTTCTAATATCCATGCGAATAGAAGAATAAAATTTCAAAGCATTTCCACCAGTAGTAGTTTCAGGACTTCCATACCCCATCATCCCAATCTTCATTCTTATTTGATTGATAAAAATAATCGCTGTTCTAGATTTATGAATTGTTCCTGTTAATTTACGCATAGCATGAGACATAAGGCGTGCCTGGCTGCCCACCTGAGTCTCTCCCATATTCCCTTCCAGTTCTGCCTGAGGTATAAGAGCAGCTACTGAATCCACCACTACTACATCTACTCCACCAGAACGCACCAATAAATCTGCAATTTCCAAAGCCTGTTCACCATAATCAGGTTGAGAAATTAAAAGCTCCTCAGTTTTTACTCCTAATTTTTTGGCATATTCCACATCCAAAGCATGTTCTGCATCAATAAATGCTGCTACTCCACCTTGTTTTTGAGCCTCTGCTATCACATGAAGAGCTAAAGTTGTTTTACCAGAAGATTCTGGGCCATAAATTTCTGTTACTCTGCCCCTAGGAATTCCACCTACTCCTAAGGCTAAATCCAACCCAATTGAGCCTGTAGGAATGGTAGGCACTTTTAAATGAGCATGATCAGAAAGGCGCATAACTGCACCTTGGCCAAATTTTCTTTCTATTGTAGTTAGAGCTGTTTCTAAAGCTTCTTTTTTGGCTTGTTCAGGACTTAAGGTATTCTTTTTTGCCATCTCTAAATCTCCTTTTATGTTAATCTAAAATGCCATCATTTCTAATGACCATATATAATTTTTTTATATTATCTTTTAACTTTTATTCAATTTAGTAGCGTCAAAACTTTCTATAATAGCGTATGCACTATGGTTATGAATAGATTCATAGCTTTCAACTTCGACTTTATACCATAAAATATTATCAAGATCATTTAGTTCTCTTGCAACATTTCTTACAACATCCTCTACAAATGTAGGATTGGAAAACGCATTTTCTGTAACTTTTTTTTCATCTTCTCGTTTTAAAAGAGGATATACAGGAGAAGAACCAGATTTTAAAGCAATCTCTATTAAATCTTCTAGCCAAAGAAATTTTTTTATTTGCGCAGTAATAGAAACAAAAGTGCGTTGGCTATGGGCTCCTTTGTCACTAATTGCAAGAGAGCATGGACATACTGTCATCACAGGAACAGCTACTTTTAAAACAAAAGATAGTTCTTTCCCTTTCATGTTCCCTTCTACTTTAGCCAAAAAATCCATTTCAAATACTTGCCCACTAGCAGGAGATTTTTGCTCTAAAAAATAAGGGAAAACAAAGCTCACATGAGCTTGTTTAGCGTGTAATTTATGCTGTAAATCCAATAAAAGTTTTTTTAAGCTCTCATAACTTAACTTCTTTTCCCAAGAGGCTAGTGCCTCTAAAAACCTGCTCATATGAGTACCTTTAAACTCTTTTGGCAGGTCCACACTTAAATCAACCTCTGCAACTGTATGTTGAAGCCCTTTTTGTTTATCTAAAATTTCTAAAGGCAGCTTAAGCGATTTTATCCCTACCCGATTAATATCCAAAGGAACGTCTGCAGGTGTATTTTGAATATCCTCAAGGCCTTTAGACATTATAAAATCTCTTCTCCTGTGGTAGTCATTGATAAATGACCATGCTTAACTCCCTTGGTAGAGATAAGTTTTTCAGCTGTCTCTTTTATTTTATATCCAGTGCCTCGCAAAATTAGCACTTCCAAACAATTATGATGATCTAAATGAATATGAAGGGAAGTAATAATGACATCTAAGGCATCGTGTTGAATCTCTGTGAGTTTTTGAGATAAATCACTTTGATGATGATCATAA includes:
- the folE2 gene encoding GTP cyclohydrolase FolE2, with translation MSKGLEDIQNTPADVPLDINRVGIKSLKLPLEILDKQKGLQHTVAEVDLSVDLPKEFKGTHMSRFLEALASWEKKLSYESLKKLLLDLQHKLHAKQAHVSFVFPYFLEQKSPASGQVFEMDFLAKVEGNMKGKELSFVLKVAVPVMTVCPCSLAISDKGAHSQRTFVSITAQIKKFLWLEDLIEIALKSGSSPVYPLLKREDEKKVTENAFSNPTFVEDVVRNVARELNDLDNILWYKVEVESYESIHNHSAYAIIESFDATKLNKS
- the alaS gene encoding alanine--tRNA ligase — its product is MLKSKEIRRKFLEFFAKNGHTIVPSSSLIPKDDPTLLFTNAGMVQFKKVFLGQEKREYVRATTAQKCLRVGGKHNDLENVGRTARHHTFFEMLGNFSFGDYFKKDAIKFAWEFLTKELGLDPLKLYITVYKDDEEAISLWQQVAGVPKERIFRLGEKDNFWSMGDTGPCGPCSEILYDQGENLACGPNCGIGKCDCDRYLEIWNLVFMQYNRDEEGNLNPLPRPSIDTGMGLERISAVCQGVYSNFDSDLFTGIIDALCHKARVEYKADPEIDTALRVIADHLRAMAFMIADGILPSNEGRGYVLRRLIRRAFRFGRVLGFYEPFLNEFLTVVVHEMGEAYPELKESESFASEVILKEEERFAKTLDKGLKILEEALLSLEKSGQKMIGGEVVFRLYDTYGFPIDIVNDIAEKRGFKVDEKGFKQFMEEQKQRAKAAWKGSGEKDIATQFRTLLGKDFKVEFKGYDTLKSQGKILCLLNERGKEVKELSTGEKGFLLSDKTPFYGESGGQVGDTGIIKGENALVSVLTTLKPVKDLIVHQVEVVKGAVQQGEQISLEVQEGVRIATARNHTATHLLHAALRRVLGDHVKQAGSLVEPTRLRFDFTHIKALTPDELKQVEEEVNKVILTGLNVQTDIMEYEQAVKMGAMALFGEKYDQKVRVVKIGDFSIELCGGTHLNNTSQIGLFLIVNEEAVAAGVRRIEALTGTYAYKHVVSLKEILLSAQEELEVNFRQIPEKIKSLIKEYKTLLKENKRLEQKFASDQGKNLLSKKETLSGIDVLAVKVEIEDVGALRKLMDDLRSKMSSGIILLAAAKQGKANLLLSVSKDLHSKFTAPQLIKQVAKEVGGGGGGRPDLAQAGGPLGDKLDKAILKLKEIIKNI
- the recA gene encoding recombinase RecA; this encodes MAKKNTLSPEQAKKEALETALTTIERKFGQGAVMRLSDHAHLKVPTIPTGSIGLDLALGVGGIPRGRVTEIYGPESSGKTTLALHVIAEAQKQGGVAAFIDAEHALDVEYAKKLGVKTEELLISQPDYGEQALEIADLLVRSGGVDVVVVDSVAALIPQAELEGNMGETQVGSQARLMSHAMRKLTGTIHKSRTAIIFINQIRMKIGMMGYGSPETTTGGNALKFYSSIRMDIRKIQTLKDKDEIYGNRVRVKVVKNKVAPPFKEAEFDILYGRGISREGELIDLGVKLGVVDKSGAWYAFGDERLGQGKENVRSLLLENKDLALAIENEVLKKLGFSVEEPDLEENKE
- the nikR gene encoding nickel-responsive transcriptional regulator NikR, with product MGKTIRFGVSLDSDLLKKFDKLCEEKSYQTRSEAIRDLIRNALVQKEWEDPDKEIVGILSMVYDHHQSDLSQKLTEIQHDALDVIITSLHIHLDHHNCLEVLILRGTGYKIKETAEKLISTKGVKHGHLSMTTTGEEIL